ATATGCAATAGATGATGCGTCTGCAAAAACACTGCTAAGTTGGTTGCAGCCGTATGAAGACTTTATTTATCGTAGTGTTGGCGATGGTGAGTTTTCGGGCAGTAAAAATGAATTAATCGGTGAACTGACTGCACGACCTGAATATGCCTACAATCAAGACATTTTGAGTAAGATGGTGAGGCTTATCAAAGAAGAGCTACACCATTTTGAGCAGGTACTTGAGATCATAAGGGCGCGTGATATTCTTGTTGAGTATGTGCAAGCGTCTCGCTATGCGTCTGGAATGATTAAACATATTCGTACTTATGAGCCAGCCGCATTGGTTGATAAGCTGATCATTGGCGCTTATATTGAGGCCCGTTCCTGTGAGCGTTTCGCAAAACTTGCGCCGCACTTAGACCAAGAAATTGCTAAATTTTACGTGTCGCTGCTGCGTTCAGAAGCTAGACATTATCAAGACTACATTGATTTGGCGCATCAAGTTGCCAGTGCAACCGATCCTAAGCGCTGCGATGTAGCTGGGCGTATTCAATTATTTCAGCAAGTGGAAAATGAGCTTATCAGCTCGCCGGACCCCGATTTCAAGTTCCACTCAGGTGCGCCTATTTAAGCACTACATTTATTCAAAAGGATGGCAAAGGAGCTGCTGTTTACCACTATCATCAACGACGATATATGAGCTTTGTGAATACCAATCACCAAGCACGGTGCGTACCTTACCACCTTGGTAGGTGTGCACTTTTGGTCTGTGGGTGTGGCCGTGGATCATATTGTCTACGCCATGTTTTGCGAACATGTCTGCCACCGCTTCTTCGGTGACATCTAAAATCTCGAGAGGCTTGCCTTTTTGGTTTTCAATGCTCTTACGTCTTGCATTTGCAGCGACCTTGCGACGATACCAAAGTGGCATAGCAAGCATTAGTCTTGGCCACCACCAACCGCGGCTCTTCTTACGAAACTTTTGATAGGCTTCGTCTTGCGTGCACATTTCATCGCCGTGCAAAATCACCGTCGGCGTACCGTATAGATCTATCACCGCTTGTTCAGGTAGCAGAGTCATTCGGCATTCGTCGGCAAAGGCTTGTTTGATTAGAAAATCTCGATTACCGTGAATAAAAAAGACTTGAATGCCGAGGCGACTCAAGCTTCGCAGTTTTTGTGCAATACTCATGGCATAAGGGTCTCTTTCATCGTCTCCAATCCACACTTCAAAAAAATCACCCAGAATATATAAAGCGTCGACATCAGCAGTCATATGATGGTCGAGAAAAGCGAAAAAAGCGTCGGTGATATCAGTACGGTGCTCGGTTAAATGCAAGTCGGCGATAAAATAGGTTTTACCCATGGGACCTCAAAACGAATAATACCAATTTGCTTAATTAAGTGGTCTATTGTGAGACTGAGAAAACCTTGTCGATAACCAGGTAAAAATTTTGCTATTTAGTGGGGTCTAAATAAGAAACTTTTAACGCCGGTAGCGTCAGATTTAATCCTTCAAATTGAGCATATATAAAGTCAAATGGTATAAGGCCAGCATAAATACTGACCTTGAATAAAAAATAGGATATTACTCAGCAACGTATGCCTTTTCGATAATCACATCTTCAAGCGGTACGTCTTGATGGAAACCCGAAGAACCAGTAGCAACACCTTTAATCTTATTTACGACGTCCATGCCTTCAACAACTTCACCGAATACACAGTAACCCCAACCTTGCGACGTTTCGCTTGAGAAGTTAAGGAAATCATTGTCGTTAACATTGATAAAGAACTGCGCAGTTGCAGAGTGTGGATCTGGTGTACGTGCCATTGCTAGAGTACCCACTTTGTTTGCAACACCGTTGTTTGCTTCGTTTTTGATCGGTGCTTCAACGGCCTTTTGTTCCATACCAGCTGTAAATCCACCACCTTGAACCATAAAGCCGTCGATTACACGGTGGAAAATAGTACCGTTATAAAACTCGCTGTTTACGTAGTTTAGGAAGTTAGCTACCGTTTCAGGCGCTTTGTCAGCGAAAAGATTAATACGGATTTCGCCGTGATTTGTTTCTAAAACAACCATGTTAGTGTCCATCGTGTTGAATGATAAAACCCTATTTTATATCAACTGGGCTTTTGTGAAAAAGCATTCCTTGAAAATCAGTGTAAAAAATCAAAAAACTGCTGCAATTCGTTATTAAAATCTAGAGGCGCTGCTATGCAGGTGGTATGATTAAAAGCACTTTTGTTAAAAAATGAACCGTACTTAGGAAGAAAACTACATGTTGCAGATTTTCAACACACTCACTCGCCAAAAAGCCCCTTTTAAACCGCTCAAAGAAGGCAAGGTTGATATGTACGTGTGTGGTATCACTATCTATGATTTCTGTCATGTAGGACACGCACGCACTTACGTTTCATTTGACGTAATGAACCGTTATTTACGTTATTTAGGTTATGACGTCACGTATGTGCGTAACATTACTGACGTGGATGACAAAATCATTAAACGCGCTGCTGAAAACAAAGAGTCGATTAATGACTTAACCGTTCGCATGACCAAAGCAATGCATGAAGACTTTACGGCATTGAACATGTTACCTGCAGATATTGAGCCGACGGTAACAGGGCACATGGACGAAATCATTGAGATGATCGCGCGCCTGATTGAAAAAGGCCATGCTTACGTTGCGAAAAACGGAGATGTATTGTTTGATGTCTCAACGTTTGAGCAATACGGTCAGCTATCTCAGCAAGATTTAGATATGCTGCAAGCGGGTGCACGCGTTGAAGTAGCCCAAGACAAAGATGATCCGCTCGACTTTGTATTGTGGAAAACAGCCAAAGCGGGCGAGCCTGCATGGCAGTCTCCATGGGGCGAAGGCCGTCCGGGTTGGCACATCGAATGTAGCGCAATGAGCTCAAAGCATTTGGGTGAATTCTTTGATATTCACGGTGGGGGTTCAGATCTGCAATTCCCGCATCATGAAAATGAGATTGCCCAATCTTGCTGTGCAAATAACGGCCGATATGTGAATACCTGGATCCATACCGGCATGGTACAAGTTAATAAAGAGAAAATGTCTAAGTCTCTTGGCAATTTCTTTACCGTACGTGAAGTGCTTAAAGCCTTTGATAGAGAAACTGTACGTTATTTCTTGATCAATGGTCACTATCGTAGTCAGCTAAACTACTCACAAGAAAACCTTGAACAAGCACGTTCTTCGCTTGAGCGTATCTACACTGCGCTACGCGGCGTTGAGTTGGTGGAAGTCGAGCTCAAAGGTAATGCTTACGTTGAGCGTTTCGAGACCGCGATGAACGACGACTTCAACACGCCAGAAGCACTGCCAGTGATTTTTGAATTATCAAAAGAAGTGAACCGCTTAAAAGACAGCGACGCAAAAGTGGCAGGTGAGCACGCGTTTATTCTTGTGAAACTGGCGGAAGTCTTAGGCATTGCACAGCAAAACCCTGAATCTTTCTTACAAGGCGAGCAAGACGACGACGAAGTGGCGCAAATCGAAGCATTGATTGAAAAGCGTCGCAGCGCTCGCGAAAATAAAGATTGGGCCGCAGCGGATGAAGCGCGTGACGCGCTAACTGCTTTAGGCGTTGTGTTAGAAGATAGCGCGGGTAAAACGACTTGGCGTAAAGCTTAGTCTGCTCGGTACCAAGAGACTCAAACAAAAATGCCTTCACATCTCACGGTGTGAAGGCATTTTTGTTTTTATGGTGTTAATGTCGCCTTAAACTGAGGCGCTTTGCGTGCGTTCGTCAACTGCTCAAAAGCATAGGCAAGTTTGATTAATTTCGCCTCGCTATAGGCTTCAGCGAAGAAAGAAATACCCAGTGGTAGCCCGTAATAGAAGCCCATTGGTACCGTAATGCTTGGGTACCCTGCAATCGCGGCGGGAGAGGATGACGAGGCCGAGAAATTATCACCATTAATGATATCGATACTCCACGAAGGGGTATTCGTTGGCGCGATAAATGCATCAAGGCGATGTTCTTGCATTATTTTATCAATGCCTTGTTGGCGGGCAAATTTTTCAACCAAAGCTTGGGCTTCTTGATATCGGTGTTCTGTGATATCGCCTTTCTTTGCGGCTTCCTCTATCAAATATTGATCAAAGTACTTAATAGTGGAGGGATGCTGCTGGTTGAATTGGATGAGCTGGTTTAGATTTTTTACCTTGACCTGCTCTGGTGTCGTGGCAAGGTAAGCATTGAGATCATGTTTGAAGTCATAAAGCAAAATATCCAATTCAGCAGAGCCTAATGCTTCCATCTCAGGTAAGTCGATCCCCTCAATTATTTCTGCACCATTTGCTTTCATGGTCGCAACAGCTTGTGTAAATACCGCTTGAACTGCAGGCGGAAACTGTCCTACATGACTGGTGATAGCAATTCGTTTGCCTTTGAGGCTGGCAGCACTTAAGCCTTGGGTAAAATCAATGGGCTGTTTTGTACTGTTAACGATAGTATTGAGTAATAAGGCGGCGCCCATCACCGATTTTGCCATGGGGCCAGCGCTGTCTTGGCTATGACTGATAGGGATAATGCCATCACCAGAAACCAAGCCGACAGTCGGTTTAATGCCAACGACACCATTGTGAGCCGAAGGACAAACAATAGAGCCGTCAGTTTCCGTGCCAATGGCGAGCAGCGCAAGACCTGCGGAGACGGCAACGGCAGAGCCTGAACTTGAGCCACATGGTGTTCTATCTAACACATACGGGTTTTTGGTTTGACCACCTAACGTGCTGTAGCCACTTGAGCTGAAACTCGATTTGAAATTCGCCCATTCACTTAAATTGGCTTTGCCAAGGATGATAGCACCGGCTTGTTCTAACTGCATGATAAGGGGGGCTGCATGGGTTTTTACGTTGTGTTGTAGCGCAAGCGCGCCCGCGGTTGTTGCCATTGGCGCTCTGGTGTCGATATTATCTTTAACAATAATTGGCAGACCATGAAGTGGTCCTCGGTATTTTCCAGCGACTAGTTCGGCATCAAGCTTTTTGGCGTCTTGTAAAGCGTTGGGGTTGATAGTGATAATAGCGTTGAGCATGGGGCCGCTATCGTCAAGTTGGGCAATCCTTTTTAAATAAAACTCAGTAAGTTGTGTGGCTGATAAAGTTCGATTTTGTATTTTGGATTGTGCTTCGAGCGTGGTAAGGTCCGCAAGCGGTTGACTATGAGCTGGCAACGCAAGCGCGAGACAAGTAGTTAAAGCGAGCAAGGATTTTTTCATAATGAATTAATACTCAATAGCATTATTGTTATTTATTTGTCCCTTATTTAGTCATGTGCCTTGCAAAAGGTCAAGCGAGCTGCAAGAGTGAGAGCTGATTTAAGCGCCTTTAAAACTTGTATTTTTGCTGCCAGCCACACACACTTAATTTCACGAGATAACAAAAAATATAACTATGATAAAAGCACCAATAGATATAGACCTAGACATTCCGTGGCTCGACCAAAAGCTGTTTTCATTAGGTAAATTTTCACTCGAGGTGGGAGAGGCACTCTCATTTATCGCCGTCATAGTTGCGACTTTGGTGATCTCCAAGATACTGCGACTCGCATTTAATCGCATTGCTTCAAGGCAAGGAGTCATTCAGCATACTTCCGCGTATGTGATAGGCAGGATCATTCACTACATCGTGTTATTTATTGGTTTTATTATTGCGCTGACGGCTTTAGGCATAGAGATCACTGAATTGGCGCTTGTTGCCAGTGCGCTTGGAGTTGGGATTGGCTTAGGTCTGCAAGGTCTCGTGAATAACTTTGTTTCTGGTCTGGTGTTACTACTAGAGAAAACGGTAAAAGTAGGGGATTTTGTTGAGCTGACCAATGGAGTAGTGGGAGAAGTGATAGCCATCCACATGCGCTCAACTTGGATCCGCACAAATGACAATGTCGACCTGCTTATTCCAAACTCGGAAATGGTGTCAAATACAATTACCAATTGGACAATGTCGGATAAATTTCGCCGTTTTCGTATTCCTTTTTCGGTGGCCTACGGCAGCGATAAAGAGAAGGTGAAACGTGCTGCATTGGAAGCCGCCAAAAACGTTCAATATACGTTGAATACGCCAGGGCGAGAAGCGACGGTATGGATGACAGGGTTTGGTGACAGTAGCTTGAATTTCACGCTAGGAGTTTGGGTGCAACCAGAGCAGGTTAAGCGGCCAACGGCGCTGGTTTCTGATTACCTCTGGGCTATCGATGATGCCTTTCGAAAATATCAAATCGAAATTCCGTTTCCACAGCGCGATCTTCATTTGCGCAGCGGCTTTTCTATGGCAAAGCCAGATGAAACCTAAATGCAGAATAACGGCTAGAGTGCTAGCCGTTAGTGACTTTACTCACTGAATGACTTTAACCACTCGTTGTGGGAATGGAATTTCGATTTCCGCATTTTTAATCGCAGCAAACACCGCTTTATTCACTTCTAATTTAGTTTCGATAAGTGAAGTCGTAGGCACCCAGTAACGGTAGCTCAATAACACTGCGCTGTCGGCAAACTCCTCAATACCTACCTGAGGCTTGGGCTCTTGGCTGACCTTAGCATTATCTGCGAGTACCTGATTAATGAGCGTCAATGCGCCTTGATAATCGGCGTCATAGGCTATCCCTATTTCACCTTTAACCAGAGAGTTTGCAAACGAGTTATGGAGAATTTCTCCCACCACATGTTTATTGGGAATAGTGATCTCTACTTTGTCTTCGTTGATGAGTGTGGTATGTCCAAGCTCAATCATTTTAACTTGGCCGTTAACACCTTTGATGCTGATGGTATCGCCAATCACAAATGGACGGGTGGCAATGATGGCAAGCCCAGCGCCGTAGTTTGCCAGCATACCTTGTAGCGCAAGACCCGCACCAAGAGATGCAGCGCCGATGGCGGCAACAAATGGCGTGATACTTATACCAATCTTGCCAAGAGAAATAATCACAAACATGGCGATGATAAGCACTTTGATCACATTGCCAATAAAGTTGGTTAAAGCAGGATCAATATTGTGTTTTAGCATCAAGTTTTCAGTCGTTTTTGACAGCTTTCTTGATAACCACAAACCGAGAAAGAAGATGAATATCGCGGCGAGCAATTGGAAACTATACGTCACCAGATACTCTCGAATAATATTATAATAGTGTTCTATTTGCTCGATTTCTTGATTGATCACAGTCGTATCCCGAGTTATTAAATTAGATTAGCCAACCAATGATAAAACAAAGGCACCCAAAGTGCAGTTATCATCGCGGTAATTGTCATCGCCGCAGAAGCAAAAGCGCCAGCCATAGGGTGATGTTCAATGGCTGCGGCTGTACCTATAGCATGGCAAGCAACACCAAGCGCGGTGCCTTTCGCTTGCATATGGTCAACTTTACACCAGTGCAAAATATGTAGTCCAAACACGCCACCAAATACACCAATTAGTATCACCATAATCGCTGCAATAGCGGGAATTCCCCGAGATAATCACTAATGAGTAGGGTGATTGGTGTTGTAACCGACAGGGCTGCCATTGAAGCTGAGAGCTGCGGATCGGCAGCAAAAAACTGGCATATAAGAAAAGCGCTTAACGTAGACAATGAAACACCCAACCAACTGGTTAAGCATAGTGCAAAAAATACCGGTTTAATTTGGTGAAATTGTTTATACAAGGGGTAGGCGAGCGCAACGACAGCTGGCTCTAACAAGTAATGAATTGGTAGCGTTGCTTGTTGATATATCTTGTATTCGAATTTCGTGAGCAGTAAAAATGCCGAAATGGCCAAAATGCAGATCAGCACAGGGTTTAATATCGGTAAGGAGATGCGCTGATATAGTTTGCGTGCACTAAAAAATAACAGGATAGTGACCGCTGACGCGATAATCATATTAATCACGAAACTTGATGCTCTTAACGATAGGACTTAACAATACAAGACTTACTGTTGGAACACCGACTAGCAATAACAGGAGCATAAGCCAGTGGGATTGAAACAAACTGAGATGCTCTACCAAGCCCACACCCGCTGGAATAAAAAAC
The sequence above is a segment of the Pseudoalteromonas piscicida genome. Coding sequences within it:
- the cysS gene encoding cysteine--tRNA ligase; translated protein: MLQIFNTLTRQKAPFKPLKEGKVDMYVCGITIYDFCHVGHARTYVSFDVMNRYLRYLGYDVTYVRNITDVDDKIIKRAAENKESINDLTVRMTKAMHEDFTALNMLPADIEPTVTGHMDEIIEMIARLIEKGHAYVAKNGDVLFDVSTFEQYGQLSQQDLDMLQAGARVEVAQDKDDPLDFVLWKTAKAGEPAWQSPWGEGRPGWHIECSAMSSKHLGEFFDIHGGGSDLQFPHHENEIAQSCCANNGRYVNTWIHTGMVQVNKEKMSKSLGNFFTVREVLKAFDRETVRYFLINGHYRSQLNYSQENLEQARSSLERIYTALRGVELVEVELKGNAYVERFETAMNDDFNTPEALPVIFELSKEVNRLKDSDAKVAGEHAFILVKLAEVLGIAQQNPESFLQGEQDDDEVAQIEALIEKRRSARENKDWAAADEARDALTALGVVLEDSAGKTTWRKA
- a CDS encoding mechanosensitive ion channel family protein is translated as MINQEIEQIEHYYNIIREYLVTYSFQLLAAIFIFFLGLWLSRKLSKTTENLMLKHNIDPALTNFIGNVIKVLIIAMFVIISLGKIGISITPFVAAIGAASLGAGLALQGMLANYGAGLAIIATRPFVIGDTISIKGVNGQVKMIELGHTTLINEDKVEITIPNKHVVGEILHNSFANSLVKGEIGIAYDADYQGALTLINQVLADNAKVSQEPKPQVGIEEFADSAVLLSYRYWVPTTSLIETKLEVNKAVFAAIKNAEIEIPFPQRVVKVIQ
- a CDS encoding amidase, which translates into the protein MKKSLLALTTCLALALPAHSQPLADLTTLEAQSKIQNRTLSATQLTEFYLKRIAQLDDSGPMLNAIITINPNALQDAKKLDAELVAGKYRGPLHGLPIIVKDNIDTRAPMATTAGALALQHNVKTHAAPLIMQLEQAGAIILGKANLSEWANFKSSFSSSGYSTLGGQTKNPYVLDRTPCGSSSGSAVAVSAGLALLAIGTETDGSIVCPSAHNGVVGIKPTVGLVSGDGIIPISHSQDSAGPMAKSVMGAALLLNTIVNSTKQPIDFTQGLSAASLKGKRIAITSHVGQFPPAVQAVFTQAVATMKANGAEIIEGIDLPEMEALGSAELDILLYDFKHDLNAYLATTPEQVKVKNLNQLIQFNQQHPSTIKYFDQYLIEEAAKKGDITEHRYQEAQALVEKFARQQGIDKIMQEHRLDAFIAPTNTPSWSIDIINGDNFSASSSSPAAIAGYPSITVPMGFYYGLPLGISFFAEAYSEAKLIKLAYAFEQLTNARKAPQFKATLTP
- a CDS encoding UDP-2,3-diacylglucosamine diphosphatase, whose amino-acid sequence is MGKTYFIADLHLTEHRTDITDAFFAFLDHHMTADVDALYILGDFFEVWIGDDERDPYAMSIAQKLRSLSRLGIQVFFIHGNRDFLIKQAFADECRMTLLPEQAVIDLYGTPTVILHGDEMCTQDEAYQKFRKKSRGWWWPRLMLAMPLWYRRKVAANARRKSIENQKGKPLEILDVTEEAVADMFAKHGVDNMIHGHTHRPKVHTYQGGKVRTVLGDWYSQSSYIVVDDSGKQQLLCHPFE
- a CDS encoding peptidylprolyl isomerase; amino-acid sequence: MVVLETNHGEIRINLFADKAPETVANFLNYVNSEFYNGTIFHRVIDGFMVQGGGFTAGMEQKAVEAPIKNEANNGVANKVGTLAMARTPDPHSATAQFFINVNDNDFLNFSSETSQGWGYCVFGEVVEGMDVVNKIKGVATGSSGFHQDVPLEDVIIEKAYVAE
- a CDS encoding mechanosensitive ion channel family protein, coding for MIKAPIDIDLDIPWLDQKLFSLGKFSLEVGEALSFIAVIVATLVISKILRLAFNRIASRQGVIQHTSAYVIGRIIHYIVLFIGFIIALTALGIEITELALVASALGVGIGLGLQGLVNNFVSGLVLLLEKTVKVGDFVELTNGVVGEVIAIHMRSTWIRTNDNVDLLIPNSEMVSNTITNWTMSDKFRRFRIPFSVAYGSDKEKVKRAALEAAKNVQYTLNTPGREATVWMTGFGDSSLNFTLGVWVQPEQVKRPTALVSDYLWAIDDAFRKYQIEIPFPQRDLHLRSGFSMAKPDET
- the miaE gene encoding tRNA isopentenyl-2-thiomethyl-A-37 hydroxylase MiaE, with the translated sequence MLEKYTDLLTPIHHFLGCETPQTWIEKAKQSEHLPLLLIDHMHCELKAAQSAAFLIRKYAIDDASAKTLLSWLQPYEDFIYRSVGDGEFSGSKNELIGELTARPEYAYNQDILSKMVRLIKEELHHFEQVLEIIRARDILVEYVQASRYASGMIKHIRTYEPAALVDKLIIGAYIEARSCERFAKLAPHLDQEIAKFYVSLLRSEARHYQDYIDLAHQVASATDPKRCDVAGRIQLFQQVENELISSPDPDFKFHSGAPI